From Medicago truncatula cultivar Jemalong A17 chromosome 7, MtrunA17r5.0-ANR, whole genome shotgun sequence, a single genomic window includes:
- the LOC25480474 gene encoding uncharacterized protein, which produces MASSTSSTNKVTLKLLIDTMNEKVLFAEASKAVIDFLFNLLRLPVGTVVKLLNKNGMVGSIGNLYNSVETLSDNYMEQEQTKEVLLNPRAPIYSTEIAGLLPANNTDANNLGGRGNLFYRCRGGCSYNVTCDSSTRCSCCSSAMNVQVNYVGKKVVEDNVSIKNGFVKDVVTFMVMDDLVVQPMSTISSITLLNKFNIKEVGTLQEKVVEMGMDEGIKLLKASLQSKAVLTSVFIKKDV; this is translated from the exons ATGGcttcttctacttcttccaCCAACAAAGTGACCCTCAAACTTCTCATTGACACCATGAATGAGAAAGTTCTGTTTGCTGAAGCATCAAAAGCTGTGATagattttcttttcaatctGCTTCGTTTGCCAGTTGGTACTGTTGTTAAACTTTTAAACAAGAATGGCATGGTTGGTAGCATTGGTAATCTCTATAACAGTGTTGAAACTTTGTCCGATAATTATATGGAACAAGAACAAACTAAAGAGGTTTTGCTGAACCCCAGAGCTCCTATCTATTCAACTGAAATTGCAGGCCTTCTTCCCGCAAACAATACCGATGCCAACAACTTGGGAGGTCGAGGAAATTTATTCTATAGATGCAGAGGCGGCTGTAGTTATAATGTCACATGTGATAGCTCAACTCGTTGTTCCTGTTGCAGTAGTGCTATGAATGTACAAGTAAATTATGTTGGAAAAAAGGTTGTTGAAGATAACGTTTCTATTAAGAATGGTTTTGTGAAAGATGTTGTGACATTTATGGTAATGGACGATTTAGTGGTTCAGCCAATGTCAACCATATCAAGCATTACTTTGCTGAACAAATTCAATATCAAGGAGGTTGGTACCTTGCAGGAAAAGGTTGTTGAGATGGGAATGGATGag GGTATCAAGTTACTCAAGGCTTCACTACAATCCAAGGCTGTCTTGACAAGTGTTTTCATCAAGAAAGATGTTTGA